CAAAGACATTTGCGGATAGGTTATAATAGAGCCGCTCGAATTATAGAAATTATGGAAAAAAATAACGTTGTTGGCCCTTCTGATGGAGTTAAACCAAGAGAAGTATTAATTCCAAATTATGATGAATAAAATTAATTAATAGTATAAGTTGCCTTAAATTATATTTGTTAAACAATTTTAATTTAATTTAAATAATTTTTTTATTTTAGTAACTTAAAAGGAGGGTGTGATGAAAAAAATAATATGTCAAGTAATTCTATTGATTTTAATTCCGATTTTTGCTTTTTCTATTGAACTGGACATTGTAACGGAAATCCTAGCGCCATTAAATTATGCAGAGAACGGAAAAGTTACCGGATTTTCTACCGAAATCGTTGAACAGCTTCTAAAAGAGACCGGTATTAAGGGGAATATTCGTGTTTATCCATGGGAGCGAGCTTACAAAAAAGCACTTGAAGAAGAAAATGTTCTGATTTATACTATTACAAGGACTGAAGCTCGTGAGAATTTATTTAAGTGGGTAGGCCCCATCAGTGATCGGAATATCTATCTTTATAAGCTAAAAAAAAGGAAAGATATAAATATAAATAATTTGGAAGATGCAAAAAAATTTAGAGTTGGTGCTCTGATAGGTTCAGCCGCTGCAAAATCCCTTATCAATACAGGGTTTACCGAAAATGTAAATCTTTTTCCTGTACCTGATGAAGCTCAAAATGTAAGAAAAATTATGCTGAACCGGGTAGATTTAATTATCATACTTGATTGGGCTCTCGCATGGCAAGGAAAACAACAGGAAATAGCGCTCGGGACATTTGAAAAAGTATTGCCAGTAGATACAGAGCTTAAATACTATCTCGGTTTTAGTCGTCAAACTTCAGATGAAATTGTTGATAAATTCCAAGGATCTCTTGAAAAGATTGATAAAGAAGGAATAATTGAAATGATAAAAAATAAATATATGAAATTCTAATATATATAAGAAATCACCATTTGCTTTATTTATACAATTACTTGTAAAAGCACAATATTTATTAAGCAAATGGTAAGTAAGAGTAAACACTTTATAATGCGTTTCTTCTATGTAAATAAAAAAATAAAACATGTTAGGCGAAGCATCTCTAAGAATCTAATGTTTTGGTTGATTCTCACGATTTGCTTCGTGCTTATTCTTTTCGGCACTATCTACCTTTATTATTATTTATCCATATTTCAAAATGATCTGAATGCTAAAGCCGATAACGTTAGTAGTGAAGTTGCAAAGGTTCTATCGATTCCTGTATGGAACACGGATCCAATTTCAATAAAAGATATATCAGGGGCTTATTTGGGCTCCGAATTTATTCAAGGGATCAGAATTAAAACAGGCTTTGGATTCATATTGGATAAATTCCCTACCAAAACCGAAGGTATGATTTACCGACAGAGAGAACTTCAGTATTCAGGTGAAAAACTTGGTACCGTCGAACTCTTATTTTCAAAATCAAGTATGGATATGGCTTTAAAAATAATGGTCAGAGGATTAGCCATCGTTGGTTTTTTTATAATTATTTCCGTCCTTATATTGGTGCATTTAATAATGAGAAAACTTTTAACACTTCCTCTAAAAAATTTGGGAGAGGAAATGTATAAGTATTCGACCGGGAATTACATTCCATCCGAACTCCCAGCTACAAATAATGAAATCGGAGATATCACACAAGCTTTTAATAAGATGACTGCCGAATTACAAGAAAAACAAACCCAATTAGAAACAGCTGTAAAAAAATATCGCGGTATTTTTGAAAATGCTTTAGAAGGAATTTTTCAAACAACGAAAGAAGGACATCTGATCAGCGCTAATCCTGCAATGACAAAAATTTTAGGATATGATTCTCCAGATGAATTGATTAATACTGTTACAGATATCCAGAATCAACTCTATGTAGATCCAACGCAGCGCCACATTTTTCTCGACTTATTAATGCAGCATAATGTAGTTAAGCAGTTCGAATGTCAGTTTGTTTGCAAAGATAAACGTATCATTTGGGTTTCCATACAAGCTCGCGCCATAAAAAATGAGTATGGAGAATTAAATTATATTGAAGGACTTCTGGAGGATATCAGCGATCGAAAAAAAGCCGAAGAGGTCATTAAAAATGCCTATATAGAACTTGAAAAACGAATAGAAGAGCGTACCGCCGAACTCCGTAAAACAAATGAGGAACTGCTTGTAGCAAAAGATGAGGCTTTAGCAGCAGCTGAATCTAAAAGTGATTTTCTGGCCAATATGAGCCACGAAATAAGAACGCCCATGAACGGGGTTATCGCAGCAGCGGATCTGGCCTTGGGAGAAAAATTATCCCCAAAGGTTGAAAGATATCTAAATATTATTCAATCATCCGGATATTCTCTGTTAGGTATCATAAATGATATTCTCGATTTTTCAAAGATCGAAGCCGGCAAGCTATATCTGGAAAATATCTCTTTCAGAATTGATGAAATACTGGAAAAAACAGCAAACCTGTTTATTAAAAGGATTCAAGAAAAAAAAATACGCCTGCATATTGATCTTGCTCCCAACGATCCAATGACATTCATAGGTGACCCATTACGTTTACAGCAAATTTTTATCAATCTGGTCGGTAACGCAATCAAATTTACCGAATCAGGTGGTATGATTATCTTCGGATTGCGCAATTTTGAGCATCTCTCTGATCGAATGACATTGACATTTTATGTGAAAGATACGGGCATAGGCATGAAACAAGAAGCTATGAACAATCTGTTCCAACCATTTACCCAAGCTGACTCATCCACTACACGCAAACATGGCGGTACTGGTCTAGGATTGGCAATTTCCAAGCAACTGGTGGAACTAATGGGCGGTCAAATATGGGCTGAAAGTGAATACGAAAAAGGGTCAACCTTTTTATTTATGGTGAAGCTACCGCCCACGCCAGAGAATCAAGAACCGAAATTTCAAGTCCCTGATTACATTAGAAAGTTAAATATATTGATAGTTGATAAGGATCCCATAAGTCGAGCCATTTTACAAAAAATATTGAAATCATTTGGCATGGAAACCGAAGAAATGGAATCTGACATCAGAGTATTTAGTCGCTTAAAGGAAAAACAATTCGATCTGATTATCATGGATTGGTATATGTCGGAGATTGACAATCTTGAAGCATCAACGCGTATCAGGAAAGAGTTAAATCTGAAAACTCCGATTATAATGTTTACTGCTTTTGGAAAAGAAACTGAAAAATTAGAAGCTGAGCGAATTGAAATTAATGGTTCTCTGACAAAGCCACTTATGCCTTCTCATGTGTTTGACATGATAATGGAGATATTTGGCAAAATTGCGCTAAAAGAAACGCGGCAATCAAATGAAATTATCACCCAAGCTTCTCTTTTCAAAAAACGCATCAAAGGGTGCCGTATTCTGGTAGCCGAGGATAATCTTACCAATCAAGAAATTGCCCGAGCCGTACTGGAGGGAGCAGGGGTCATCATTGAAATTGCCAACAACGGTAAAGAAGCGGTTGAATTAGTAAAAATATCCGATTTTGACGCGGTGCTTATGGACATGCAGATGCCGGAAATGGATGGATATGAAGCCACTCGAATAATTCGAAAAGACCTTAAATTTAAATCACTTCCTATCATAGCAATGACCGCCCATGCAATGAAGGGTGACGAAGAAAAGTGTCTTTCTGCCGGAATGGATGGGTATGTTACGAAACCCATCAATCAGGAAATACTATTTAAAACTTTATCCAAAATGATCAAGGTTAAAGAATTATCAGAGGATGAAAAACGATTCCTTGAACTAAATAAAGACATAATGAATCAAATATGGGATGCTTATAACAACCAAACTTTGTCTTTACTGGAATCATTATCACGTTCTCTCAAGGATAGTGCTTATACAATCAACGAAAAGAAAATAACAAATATTTCAAAAAGAATTGAAATTTTTTGTATTGAAAAAAAACCTATAAGCAAGTCTTTGATTGAGAATCTTAGTATTGAACTGAATAAGGTTTTTGAATCGTTACGTTCATTGTATTAGAGAAATAAGGAAATAGATAATTTGACGAATATATCAATATATCAAGCTAAATATTGACATTTTATTATGCAAATGTTAGTCGGAAATAAAAAAATTATTACAAAAGGGTTTAATTTTAATAAATATCTGATATATCGTTCAGATGATTAAGGCCAAAAGTAAAGGCTAATTCATTTTTAATTATAAAAAAATAGAAATGACACGTCATCTTTTTTATTTAAGTTTTAAAGTGGATTAAAAATAATGACATTAGGGCTTAAAGCTAAATTATGATGAAGGTTCCCTTTTATCTGCGATCACATTTAAATCAAAAAGTTCCTTGATTTGTTTAAAACCTTAAATTATACTTTTTAAACAAATTAAAAAATATAGCACGGACTATTTCAATCCGCATACTTAACCATAAGGAGTCATAAAAAAATGAGTGAAGAAAATTTTAAAGACCTTGTTGATCATTATATGCCAGACAAGCAACAAACAATAACTGTTGGAGATAAAATTAAAGGTAAAATTTTATCAATTAGCCATGATACTGCTTTTATAGACACAGGCACTAAAATAGATGGTATTCTTGAAACAGCAGGGCTTTTAGATAAAAATGGAGATTTCCCTTATCAAGTTGGCGACATTCTTGATCTTTACGTAATTAGTGCAAAAGAAAATGAAATTAAGCTTTCTAAAGCACTTTCTAAAGAAAGCGGAAAAGGTTTGCTCCAAGATGCCTATGAAAATAATATTCCAATAAATGGAAAAGTTGCAAGCATCTGCAAGGGAGGTTTTAATATTGAGACAATGAAAGCAAGAGCTTTTTGTCCTTTAAGCCAAATTGATATTTTTATTTCTTCTAATCAAGAAGATTATGTGGGAAAAGAATATCAATTTTTAATTACAAAATTTGAAGAGAAAGGTAAAAATATAATTGTATCGAGAAGAAAAATATTAGAAGTTGAACGAGACGAAGCAAGAAAAGATTTTTTTGCGCAAATTAAAGACGGCGTTGAATTCGATGGAAAAGTAACTAAAGTAATGCCTTTTGGAGTTTTTGTAGAAATTGTTCCAGGAGTTGAAGGATTAGTCCATGTTTCTGAACTCTCATGGGCAAGGATTGAAAATCCTGACGAATATATAACTGAGGGAAGCCCCATTAAAGTAAAAGTATTAAGCTTTAACAAAGAGCAAAATAAAATAGCTCTTTCTGCAAAACATATTGAAGACGATCCTTGGGTTACTGCCGATCAAAGATTTAAAGTAGGCGATCGAGTAGAGGGAAAAGTTACAAGATGCGCTAACTTTGGAGCTTTTGTAGAACTTACTCCAGGAATTGAAGGAATGATTCATATAAGCGAAATGAGCTACACAAAAAGAATCCAAAAAACTGAAGATGTAGTTAATCCTGGAGATAAAGTTTATGTTGTTATAAAAGACATGGATCTGGCAAATCGAAAAATTTCACTTAGCCTTAAAGATGCAGAAGGAGATCCTTGGCAGAATGTCGGAGAAAAATATAAAGAAGGCAAAATAATCGAAGGGATTGTTGAAAAAAAAGAAAAAAGCGGCTTCATTATATTGCTTGATGAAGGAATATCAGCCTTTCTTCCTTTTGAAAATATTAATAAAACATCAGTTACTTCTGGAACTATAAAAAAAGGTGATAGAACTAAATTTAAATTAGAAAAATTAAATCCTAAAGACAGAAAAATAATTTTAAGCTTGTCAGATTTTGAAGAAGATGAATGGAAAGACTATGTGACAACTCCAAAACAAACTATTGGAACCCTTGGTCGAAATCTTCAGGATGCCTTAAAGCCTAATTTTAAAAAACAATGGTAAGTATTAAATTAATAAATTGTAATTCGAAATAAGGTAAAATTCTATGGGATTAAATTTAAATGATATAGGTATAATAGGCTGGTGGACCCAAGAAGCTATGGAGCCTGATATTTCGACATTTGGTATTCATAAGGCTATATTAAAAATTTCCAAGCCTATTTTTATTGTAAATGTTGAAGATACAATGGGAGCGGCTACCTATGGGACAATAACTATAGGAAAAGAAATCCCAGATGCTGGAGAAGGCTATCCATTATGCGCATATGCTCCGCCTCTTTTACCAGAAGACCTTGGTAATCCTCAGTTTAGAAAGGAACATAAGCTTCGTTATGCCTATATTATCGGAGATATGGCAAATGGAATTAGTTCATGCGATATGGTTGAATTTGCTGGCCAATCTGGAATGTTAGGATTTTTCGGTTCAGGCGGTCTTTCTCTTGATGAAATAGAATCAGCTACTTGTCGCTTAAAATCTAATTTGCAAGATATTCCATTTGGAATGAATCTTATTCATACTCCAGGTGATTTAGAATATGAATTAGCAGTAGTGAACCTTTATATAAAGCATGGAATAAAACTTATAAGCGCTGCTGCCTATATGAGATTAACGTTCCCCCTTGTTTATTACCGAGTTCATGGCATTTATAAAGATAGCTGTGGAAATATTATCACTCCAAATAAAATTATCGCTAAAATTTCACGTGTAGAAGTTGCTGAACAGTTTCTATCCCCTCCTCCAAAAAAAATATTAGAACAACTTGTATCTAAAAATCTTATAACACAAGAACAAGCAAGTATTGCAGAGTATATTCCTATGGCAGAAGACATTACAGCGGAAGCTGATTCTGGGGGACATACTGACAATAGACCTGCTATTGCCCTTTTACCAACAATAATTGCCCTTAGAGATCAAATGCAGGATCAATATAATTATAAGAATATCGTAAGAATAGGTCTTGCAGGAGGAATAGCGACACCTGTTTCAACTGCTGCAGCGTTTGCAATGGGTGCTGATTATGTATTAACAGGATCTATCAATCAATCCTGTATAGAAGCTGACACTTCAGAAGTAGTTAAAGAAATGCTTGCAAAGGCTGGACAAGCCGATGTTACAATGGCTCCGGCTGCGGATATGTTTGAAATGGGCGTAAAAGTTCAAGTCTTAAAAAAGGGAACTATGTTTGCTCAAAGATCTACAAAATTGTATGAATTATATTCCAAATATAATGATTATTACGATATCCCAGAAAAAGAAAGAGAAACTATTGAAAAAAAATTTCTTCAAAAAAGTTTCGATAATTCATGGATTGATACTAAAGAATTTTTTACAAAAAGAGATCCATCCCAAGTTGAAAGAGCAGAATCAAACTCTAAGCATAAAATGGCTCTTGTTTTTAGGTCATATCTTGGACGTTCATCTAAATGGGCAATGACAGGTGAGCCATCAAGAAAAATGGATTATCAAATTTGGTGCGGTCCTGCAATAGGAGCATTTAATGAATGGGTGAAAGGCAGTTTTCTTGAGGAATATAAGAATAGAGACATAGTTACAATAGGTATGAACCTTTTATTTGGAGCTTGCGTTGCATTTAGGATTAATTGGCTTAAATCCCAAAAGATCCTTTTGCCTCAAAATTGTGGAAGATTTAAGCCTTTAAGCTTATCGGAAATAAATAGCATATTAAGTGATTAAGGATTTTTTTACAGCAAAGATACTAAGATAACAGAGAGTAATACCTTTTTTTTGCTGTGAAATGTGAATAATTTAACTTAACCTTAACCTAAAAAAAGGTGCATCATTGAAAAAAGATGATAAAAATATACCAATAGCGATAATTGGAATGGAATGTCTTTTCCCTAAATCTGCCGGCCTCAAAGAATATTTTCGCCTTATTTTAAATGCCGAAGACGCTATCACTCAAATTCCTAAAACGCATTGGTCAGTTGAAGATTATTACGATAAAAACCCTAAAAAGCCTGATTATACTTACTGTAAAAGAGGTGGTTTTTTATCTCCTATATCTTTTGATCCATCAGAATTTGGAATTCCGCCAAATGCCCTTGAAGCGACTGATACATCTCAGCTTTTAAGTCTTTTCGTAGCGAAAAATGCCCTTCAAAAAGCAGGATACTGGGAAGAAAAACCTTTTAACAAAGGTAAAGTAAGTGTATTACTTGGAATTACAGGCACGCAAGAACTTGTCATTCCCCTCGGAGCAAGGCTCGGTCATCCTTTGTGGCGAAAAGCCCTTGAATCTGCTGGAGCCTCTAAAGAACTTACAGAAGAGGTGGTTCAAAGAATTTCTGATTCCTATGTTTCATGGCAGGAAAACTCTTTTCCTGGACTTTTAGGAAACGTTGTAGCTGGAAGAATCTGCAATCGGTTTGATTTTGGCGGAACAAACTGTGTAGTTGATGCCGCCTGTGCAAGTTCCCTTGGAGCTCTATATTTAGGTATTATGGAACTTACGACTGGTAGAAGTGATATGGTTTTAACTGGTGGAGCTGACACTTTAAACGATATTTTTATGCACATGTGTTTTTCAAAAACCCCTGTTTTATCTCATAGTGGAGATGTAAAACCTTTTTCTGAAGAAGCCGATGGAACAGTTCTTGGGGAAGGCATAGGAATTCTCATATTAAAACGATTGGAAGATGCAGAGAAAGATGGTGACAAAATATATGCAGTTATTAAAGGAATAGGTTCTTCAAGTGATGGAAAAGCTGGAAGTATATATGCACCACAAAGTAAAGGCCAAGAAAAAGCTTTAAGAATAGCTTATGAACAAGCGGGATATCATCCTTCCACTATTGAAATTGTTGAAGCCCACGGAACTGGAACGAGAGTTGGCGACGCTGTAGAATTTTCAGCCTTAGCCAAAGTTTTTGCGGAAGGTAATACAAAAAATAAATGCGCTCTTGGTTCTGTAAAATCAATGATAGGTCATACAAAAGCAGCCGCCGGATCGGCTGGTTTAATTAAGTTAGTTTTAAGCCTCCATCATAAAATACTTTTTCCAACAATAAAAGTAGAAAAACCAGACCCTAAACTTAAAATTGAAGAAAGTCCTTTTTATCTTAATACTCAATCAAGACCTTGGTTTTTAAATAACTCTCATCCTCGAAGAGGCTCAGTAAGTTCCTTTGGATTTGGTGGTAGTAATTTTCACATGACCCTTGAAGAATATGAACCGTATAAAAAAACGCCATCATGGGATGGATCCGTTCAAATAATTGCTTTATCTGGAAACACTAAAAATGAAGTTTTTAATAATCTTATAAATCTTAAATCAGATATTGAAAAAAATTTAAATCCGGATGAACTTTTATTTAAGATTTTCAAAGCAAAAGAAAATTTTTCTTCATCAAACAATTGCCGTCTTTTAATAGCTGTTCAAACAAAAGATGGCATAATTGAAGCCTTATCAAAAGCCATAAAAATTTTTCAAACAAATAGTCAAAATGATAATTGGGAAAAAGACGGAATATATTATGGAACTGGCTCGCCGTCTTTGAATATAGCCTTTGTTTTTCCAGGTCAAGGAAGTCAATATGTTAATATGGGAAGGGATATTGTTTGCTGGTTCCCAGATTGCCATAAAATCTTTGAGAAGTCTGATTATTATTTAAAAAAATATCGTCAAGACTCAGAAAGTCTTAGTGATTATATTTATCCGAACTCCATAAAACTTAAAGACTTAAAAACTACAGAAGAACTTTTAAGAAACACTGATGTAGCTCAACCATCGATCGGCTTTATATCCGCCTGTATGTTAAAAGCTTTAGAATGGTTTGGGGTTAAGCCACATGCTGTATGCGGGCACAGTTTTGGAGAACTTACAGCGCTATATTCCGCAGGATGGCTTAAAGACGATGATTTTTTTGCACTGGCTACTTTAAGAGGTAAATTCATGGCTTCTGCTGGTCAAGCGTCAGGAATAAAAGGTTGTATGCTTGCAGTAAAAGCGCCTCTTGATGTAATATCACAAATTATTACTGATAATAATATTGATGTAATTCTTGCGAATAAAAATACACCAGAACAAGGCGTATTATCAGGAAGTTGTGATGATATTACTATAGCTGAATCTGTATTTAAAGAAAAAGGTTATAAAACCATTCAGTTACCTGTAGCATCAGCGTTTCATAGCAAGCTCGTAAAAGATGCAGCAGAACCTTTTTCTCAAGCTTTAAAAGATATAAGCCTCGTACCATCATCTATTCCTGTTTCCGCTAATACAACTGGGAATTATTATCCATCTAATTCAGACGAAGCAAAAATTCTTTTAGGTAACCAGCTTATTAATCCTGTTGAATTTGTTTCCCAAATTGAAAGTCTTTATAATTCAGGTATAAATACATTCATTGAAATAGGACCTAAATCTGTTTTAACAGGCCTTGTAAGTGCTATACTTAAAAATAAAAATGTTACTGCTATATCATTAGATAGCTCAAACGGAAAAAAATCTGGAATTTTTGATTTTGCTAAGGTGCTATGCCATCTTGCATCCCTTGGATATCCTATTGATTTGATAAAATGGGAAGAACCTGTAAATACTCCTAAAAAACAAAAAATGAGCATCCCCCTATGTGGAGCTAATTACAGGGATACGTCAAAACCTAAAAGGAATTATAAAACCGATTTCAAAAAAATTGAGCCTAAAAATATAGAAGTTAAAGATGAAAAAAAATCATCAGTTGAAAATATTTCAACGTCAAATTCAGCAATCATGGTTAAGGATAAATTATCTTCACATCAAACTATTAAACCCATCATAAAGAAAAGTGAGTCTATGGATACTAATAAAGGTATGAATAAAAATTTGGTTATAGACGCATTGAAAGTGGTTCAGGAAGGCCTAAAATCAATGCAGGAACTTCAAAGGCAGACTGCTGAAACCCATCAAAAATTTTTA
The sequence above is a segment of the Desulfobacterales bacterium genome. Coding sequences within it:
- a CDS encoding transporter substrate-binding domain-containing protein; the protein is MKKIICQVILLILIPIFAFSIELDIVTEILAPLNYAENGKVTGFSTEIVEQLLKETGIKGNIRVYPWERAYKKALEEENVLIYTITRTEARENLFKWVGPISDRNIYLYKLKKRKDININNLEDAKKFRVGALIGSAAAKSLINTGFTENVNLFPVPDEAQNVRKIMLNRVDLIIILDWALAWQGKQQEIALGTFEKVLPVDTELKYYLGFSRQTSDEIVDKFQGSLEKIDKEGIIEMIKNKYMKF
- a CDS encoding response regulator, encoding MLILFGTIYLYYYLSIFQNDLNAKADNVSSEVAKVLSIPVWNTDPISIKDISGAYLGSEFIQGIRIKTGFGFILDKFPTKTEGMIYRQRELQYSGEKLGTVELLFSKSSMDMALKIMVRGLAIVGFFIIISVLILVHLIMRKLLTLPLKNLGEEMYKYSTGNYIPSELPATNNEIGDITQAFNKMTAELQEKQTQLETAVKKYRGIFENALEGIFQTTKEGHLISANPAMTKILGYDSPDELINTVTDIQNQLYVDPTQRHIFLDLLMQHNVVKQFECQFVCKDKRIIWVSIQARAIKNEYGELNYIEGLLEDISDRKKAEEVIKNAYIELEKRIEERTAELRKTNEELLVAKDEALAAAESKSDFLANMSHEIRTPMNGVIAAADLALGEKLSPKVERYLNIIQSSGYSLLGIINDILDFSKIEAGKLYLENISFRIDEILEKTANLFIKRIQEKKIRLHIDLAPNDPMTFIGDPLRLQQIFINLVGNAIKFTESGGMIIFGLRNFEHLSDRMTLTFYVKDTGIGMKQEAMNNLFQPFTQADSSTTRKHGGTGLGLAISKQLVELMGGQIWAESEYEKGSTFLFMVKLPPTPENQEPKFQVPDYIRKLNILIVDKDPISRAILQKILKSFGMETEEMESDIRVFSRLKEKQFDLIIMDWYMSEIDNLEASTRIRKELNLKTPIIMFTAFGKETEKLEAERIEINGSLTKPLMPSHVFDMIMEIFGKIALKETRQSNEIITQASLFKKRIKGCRILVAEDNLTNQEIARAVLEGAGVIIEIANNGKEAVELVKISDFDAVLMDMQMPEMDGYEATRIIRKDLKFKSLPIIAMTAHAMKGDEEKCLSAGMDGYVTKPINQEILFKTLSKMIKVKELSEDEKRFLELNKDIMNQIWDAYNNQTLSLLESLSRSLKDSAYTINEKKITNISKRIEIFCIEKKPISKSLIENLSIELNKVFESLRSLY
- a CDS encoding S1 RNA-binding domain-containing protein, producing the protein MSEENFKDLVDHYMPDKQQTITVGDKIKGKILSISHDTAFIDTGTKIDGILETAGLLDKNGDFPYQVGDILDLYVISAKENEIKLSKALSKESGKGLLQDAYENNIPINGKVASICKGGFNIETMKARAFCPLSQIDIFISSNQEDYVGKEYQFLITKFEEKGKNIIVSRRKILEVERDEARKDFFAQIKDGVEFDGKVTKVMPFGVFVEIVPGVEGLVHVSELSWARIENPDEYITEGSPIKVKVLSFNKEQNKIALSAKHIEDDPWVTADQRFKVGDRVEGKVTRCANFGAFVELTPGIEGMIHISEMSYTKRIQKTEDVVNPGDKVYVVIKDMDLANRKISLSLKDAEGDPWQNVGEKYKEGKIIEGIVEKKEKSGFIILLDEGISAFLPFENINKTSVTSGTIKKGDRTKFKLEKLNPKDRKIILSLSDFEEDEWKDYVTTPKQTIGTLGRNLQDALKPNFKKQW
- a CDS encoding PfaD family polyunsaturated fatty acid/polyketide biosynthesis protein, with protein sequence MGLNLNDIGIIGWWTQEAMEPDISTFGIHKAILKISKPIFIVNVEDTMGAATYGTITIGKEIPDAGEGYPLCAYAPPLLPEDLGNPQFRKEHKLRYAYIIGDMANGISSCDMVEFAGQSGMLGFFGSGGLSLDEIESATCRLKSNLQDIPFGMNLIHTPGDLEYELAVVNLYIKHGIKLISAAAYMRLTFPLVYYRVHGIYKDSCGNIITPNKIIAKISRVEVAEQFLSPPPKKILEQLVSKNLITQEQASIAEYIPMAEDITAEADSGGHTDNRPAIALLPTIIALRDQMQDQYNYKNIVRIGLAGGIATPVSTAAAFAMGADYVLTGSINQSCIEADTSEVVKEMLAKAGQADVTMAPAADMFEMGVKVQVLKKGTMFAQRSTKLYELYSKYNDYYDIPEKERETIEKKFLQKSFDNSWIDTKEFFTKRDPSQVERAESNSKHKMALVFRSYLGRSSKWAMTGEPSRKMDYQIWCGPAIGAFNEWVKGSFLEEYKNRDIVTIGMNLLFGACVAFRINWLKSQKILLPQNCGRFKPLSLSEINSILSD
- a CDS encoding acyltransferase domain-containing protein, producing MKKDDKNIPIAIIGMECLFPKSAGLKEYFRLILNAEDAITQIPKTHWSVEDYYDKNPKKPDYTYCKRGGFLSPISFDPSEFGIPPNALEATDTSQLLSLFVAKNALQKAGYWEEKPFNKGKVSVLLGITGTQELVIPLGARLGHPLWRKALESAGASKELTEEVVQRISDSYVSWQENSFPGLLGNVVAGRICNRFDFGGTNCVVDAACASSLGALYLGIMELTTGRSDMVLTGGADTLNDIFMHMCFSKTPVLSHSGDVKPFSEEADGTVLGEGIGILILKRLEDAEKDGDKIYAVIKGIGSSSDGKAGSIYAPQSKGQEKALRIAYEQAGYHPSTIEIVEAHGTGTRVGDAVEFSALAKVFAEGNTKNKCALGSVKSMIGHTKAAAGSAGLIKLVLSLHHKILFPTIKVEKPDPKLKIEESPFYLNTQSRPWFLNNSHPRRGSVSSFGFGGSNFHMTLEEYEPYKKTPSWDGSVQIIALSGNTKNEVFNNLINLKSDIEKNLNPDELLFKIFKAKENFSSSNNCRLLIAVQTKDGIIEALSKAIKIFQTNSQNDNWEKDGIYYGTGSPSLNIAFVFPGQGSQYVNMGRDIVCWFPDCHKIFEKSDYYLKKYRQDSESLSDYIYPNSIKLKDLKTTEELLRNTDVAQPSIGFISACMLKALEWFGVKPHAVCGHSFGELTALYSAGWLKDDDFFALATLRGKFMASAGQASGIKGCMLAVKAPLDVISQIITDNNIDVILANKNTPEQGVLSGSCDDITIAESVFKEKGYKTIQLPVASAFHSKLVKDAAEPFSQALKDISLVPSSIPVSANTTGNYYPSNSDEAKILLGNQLINPVEFVSQIESLYNSGINTFIEIGPKSVLTGLVSAILKNKNVTAISLDSSNGKKSGIFDFAKVLCHLASLGYPIDLIKWEEPVNTPKKQKMSIPLCGANYRDTSKPKRNYKTDFKKIEPKNIEVKDEKKSSVENISTSNSAIMVKDKLSSHQTIKPIIKKSESMDTNKGMNKNLVIDALKVVQEGLKSMQELQRQTAETHQKFLESQTEASKTLQSMMENTQRLAGAALGLAKYSSDELIKPSVRESFEPVSRQIKEEKVVKAQPPQTESKKVEYKSQYVEKPISSEKIETPKIEENHSKETSKKETTVSAQKEVTYDVVEKTMLKVVSELTGYPVEMLGMDMEIEADLGIDSIKRVEILSTMEEKMPELGGVSPDVMGKMKTLREIADYLRGNLQKSSQDKPSPTLEEANADNETIDSLKIEIEKNILEVVSQLTGYPVEMLGMDMEIEADLGIDSIKRVEILSTFEERMPDLPSISPEVLGNLKTLRQISEYLVDSIQEKNQSEKTPSLGDKKKTL